The Vitis riparia cultivar Riparia Gloire de Montpellier isolate 1030 chromosome 10, EGFV_Vit.rip_1.0, whole genome shotgun sequence genome includes a region encoding these proteins:
- the LOC117923732 gene encoding uncharacterized protein LOC117923732: MSRLEKLHKDLGPILCILIMVLDIVAGILAIEAEKAQHKVTHARLWIFECRSPSHKSYNLGLAALILLILGHVIANLLGGCIYIRSKKELEEATANKKLAVGSLIFAWIILAVAFSCLIIGTTANSKPKKSCTILHTHFLSIGGILCFIHALFSVAYYVSAAAVAREERKQHHPQAAPAQV; encoded by the exons ATGTCTAGATTGGAAAAACTACACAAAGACCTGGGCCCAATCCTGTGTATCTTGATCATGGTTTTGGACATAGTAGCAGGGATACTTGCCATTGAAGCTGAAAAGGCTCAGCACAAG GTGACACATGCAAGGCTGTGGATATTTGAGTGCAGAAGCCCAAGCCACAAATCTTACAACCTGGGGTTGGCTGCATTAATACTTCTGATACTGGGGCATGTCATTGCTAACCTGCTTGGTGGATGCATATACATAAGGTCCAAGAAAGAACTAGAAGAAGCAACAGCAAACAAGAAGCTTGCAGTGGGTTCCCTCATTTTTGCATG GATTATATTAGCAGTAGCATTCTCGTGTCTGATCATAGGGACAACGGCAAACTCAAAACCGAAGAAATCTTGCACGATACTTCACACCCATTTTCTGTCCATAGGAGGGATTCTGTGTTTCATTCATGCACTGTTTTCCGTTGCTTATTATGTGTCAGCCGCCGCAGTTGCTCGAGAAGAAAGGAAGCAGCACCACCCTCAAGCCGCACCTGCTCAAGTGTAG
- the LOC117923731 gene encoding protein HEAT-STRESS-ASSOCIATED 32, whose amino-acid sequence MSAYRWKSFHEDEDRPEKPRRFGVTEMRGPHYTLLTQNVLQDIFESMGQFVDGLKFAGGSHSLMPKNFIKEVTDMAHKHDVYVSTGDWAEHLRGKGPSAFKEYIEECKHLGFDTIELNVGSLGIPEETLLRFVRLIKSDGMKAKPQFTLKINKSDIPIGGDRAFGAYIVPQPQTYEMVEDVDLLIRRAERCLEAGADMIMIDADDVCKYADSVRADVIAKVIGRLGLEKTMFEASSAQTSEWFIKHYGPKVNLFVDHSQVMDLECLRGRNLGKNHTSVLGSSYFLF is encoded by the exons ATGTCGGCGTATCGGTGGAAGAGCTTCCACGAGGACGAGGATCGGCCGGAGAAGCCTCGCCGATTTGGTGTGACGGAGATGAGAGGCCCGCATTATACCCTCTTGACCCAGAACGTACTTcag GATATTTTTGAATCTATGGGGCAGTTTGTTGATGGGCTGAAGTTTGCTGGAGGTTCCCATAGTTTGATGccaaaaaattttatcaaagaaGTCACTGACATGGCCCACAAACATGATGTATATGTCAGTACAGGTGATTGGGCTGAACATTTGCGGGGCAAGGGTCCATCTGCTTTCAAAGAATATATAGAG GAGTGTAAGCATTTGGGATTTGACACAATCGAGCTAAATGTGGGTTCACTAGGAATTCCAGAAGAAACTCTTTTGAGATTTGTGCGTTTGATTAAGAGTGATGGTATGAAAGCCAAGCCTCAATTTACATTGAAGATTAACAAGTCTGATATTCCCATTGGAGGTGATAGAGCATTTGGGGCTTATATTGTCCCACAGCCTCAAACCTATG AAATGGTTGAAGATGTTGATCTCTTGATCAGAAGGGCTGAGAGATGCTTAGAAGCTGGGGCGGATATGATAATGATCGATGCTGATGATGTCTGCAAATATGCTGATTCTGTACGGGCAGATGTCATTGCAAAGGTCATTGGGCGTCTAGGTCTTGAGAAGACCATGTTTGAAGCATCAAGTGCCCAGACCTCTGAGTGGTTCATCAAGCACTATGGTCCCAAG GTGAACCTCTTTGTGGATCATTCTCAAGTCATGGATTTGGAGTGCCTCCGAGGGCGTAACTTGGGTAAAAACCACACATCTGTTCTTGGTTCTTCATACTTTCTGTTCTGA
- the LOC117923730 gene encoding uncharacterized protein LOC117923730, which translates to MPAVWFALKRSLHCKSEPSDVYDPKAGSNLSAILTKKTGRSGCSRSISNLKDVIHGSKRHIEKPATCSPRSIGSSELLNPITHEVVLNNSTCELKITGFGGAFQEGNGGGGAGAGAGAGSTFVGTLKPGTPGPGGHHIVPSPNPRRSASQPRRPPTSSASFGVTGRGVPSHPRASLGAASNSSSSVTCHKCGEQFKKLESVEEHHLSKHAVTELVEGDSSRKIVEIICRTSWLKSENSCGRIERVLKVHNMQKTLARFEEYREIVKIKASKLPKKHPRCLADGNELLRFHGTTIACSLGMNGSSSLCTSDKCSVCRILRHGFSTKKEVNGGVGVFTTSTSGSAFELIKLNEENQSLGRALIVCRVIAGRVHRPLENIQELAGQSGFDSLAGKVGVYSNIEELYLLNPIALLPCFVVICKP; encoded by the exons ATGCCGGCTGTATGGTTTGCTCTGAAGAGGTCGCTGCACTGCAAATCAGAGCCGTCAGATGTGTATGATCCAAAGGCAGGAAGTAACTTGAGCGCCATTCTGACAAAGAAGACAGGGAGGTCTGGGTGTTCAAGGTCAATTTCAAATCTGAAAGATGTCATCCATGGAAGTAAGCGACACATCGAAAAGCCTGCAACTTGTAGCCCAAGGTCTATCGGGAGCAGTGAACTCCTCAACCCCATTACCCATGAAGTAGTCCTCAATAATTCAACTTGTGAACTTAAAATAACTGGGTTTGGTGGTGCTTTCCAAGAAGGCAATGGTGGGGGAGGGGCTGGGGCTGGGGCTGGGGCTGGTTCAACCTTTGTGGGTACCCTTAAGCCCGGAACCCCTGGCCCTGGAGGCCACCACATAGTTCCCTCTCCCAACCCCAGAAGATCAGCTAGCCAGCCAAGAAGGCCCCCTACTAGTTCTGCTAGTTTTGGTGTTACTGGACGTGGTGTTCCTTCGCATCCCAGGGCCTCTCTTGGGGCAGCTTCTAATTCTTCTTCCAGTGTAACCTGCCATAAATGTGGTGAACAATTCAAAAAGTTGGAATCCGTTGAAGAACATCATCTCTCCAAGCATGCTG TTACAGAACTTGTTGAAGGAGACTCATCCAGGAAGATTGTAGAGATAATTTGTCGAACAAGTTGGTTGAAGTCCGAAAATAGCTGTGGGCGGATTGAGAGGGTTTTGAAGGTCCATAACATGCAAAAGACTCTTGCTAGATTTGAAGAATACAGAGAAATAGTGAAGATCAAAGCCAGCAAACTGCCCAAGAAACACCCACGTTGCTTGGCTGATGGCAACGAACTTCTGAGGTTCCATGGCACAACCATTGCATGCTCTCTTGGCATGAATGGCTCCTCTAGTCTGTGTACATCAGATAAATGCAGTGTATGTCGGATTCTAAGACATGGGTTCTCCACCAAGAAGGAAGTCAATGGTGGTGTAGGTGTTTTCACCACTTCCACAAGCGGATCTGCCTTTGAATtgatcaaattaaatgaagaaaatcaGTCTCTGGGAAGGGCTTTAATAGTCTGCAGAGTAATCGCCGGGAGGGTTCACAGACCTTTGGAAAATATTCAAGAACTGGCTGGTCAGTCAGGGTTTGATTCATTGGCGGGGAAGGTGGGTGTCTATTCAAATATTGAGGAACTCTATTTACTAAATCCCATCGCTCTCCTCCCTTGCTTTGTGGTAATTTGCAAACCTTGA
- the LOC117923733 gene encoding probable histone H2A.3 codes for MAGRGKSLGAGAAKKATSRSSKAGLQFPVGRIARFLKAGKYAERVGAGAPVYLAAVLEYLAAEVLELAGNAARDNKKTRIVPRHIQLAVRNDEELSKLLGSVTIANGGVMPNIHNLLLPKKSSSSKGGAAADDDN; via the exons ATGGCTGGAAGAGGAAAATCGTTGGGCGCTGGCGCTGCCAAAAAGGCCACTTCCCGGAGTAGCAAGGCCGGTCTCCAATTCCCCGTTGGTCGTATCGCCCGCTTCCTCAAAGCTGGCAAGTACGCCGAGCGCGTCGGCGCCGGCGCTCCGGTCTATCTTGCAGCCGTCCTCGAGTATCTTGCTGCCGAG GTACTGGAATTGGCTGGGAACGCAGCGAGAGACAACAAGAAAACCCGTATTGTGCCTCGCCATATTCAACTGGCGGTGAGAAACGACGAAGAGCTCAGCAAATTGCTCGGGTCGGTCACTATTGCCAACGGCGGTGTGATGCCCAACATTCACAATCTCTTGTTGCCCAAGAAATCTAGTTCTTCCAAAGGCGGTGCAGCAGCTGATGATGATAACTGA